Proteins encoded by one window of Actinomycetes bacterium:
- the folB gene encoding dihydroneopterin aldolase → MTTPRDTVTLTGLRARGRHGWFEHERVEGQTFVVDVELTLDTSASAASDDLADTVDYGTLGSAVVAVVEGEPVRLVETLADRIAAVCLADPRVASARVCVHKPEAPMAVRFEDVAVTVVRSR, encoded by the coding sequence GTGACCACTCCGCGGGACACCGTGACCTTGACCGGGCTGCGGGCCCGGGGCCGGCACGGCTGGTTCGAGCACGAGCGGGTCGAGGGCCAGACGTTCGTCGTCGACGTCGAGCTCACCTTGGACACCAGTGCCTCGGCCGCCTCCGACGACCTCGCCGACACGGTGGACTACGGGACCCTCGGCTCCGCGGTCGTCGCGGTCGTGGAGGGCGAACCGGTGCGCCTGGTCGAGACGCTGGCCGACCGGATCGCCGCGGTCTGTCTGGCCGACCCGCGGGTGGCGTCGGCCCGGGTGTGCGTGCACAAGCCGGAGGCGCCCATGGCGGTGCGCTTCGAGGACGTCGCCGTCACGGTCGTGCGGTCCCGGTGA
- the folK gene encoding 2-amino-4-hydroxy-6-hydroxymethyldihydropteridine diphosphokinase, whose translation MSRAALALGSNLGDRAGLLQGAVDALLAVPGVAAVAVSPVYATEPVGGPAGQPRYLNAVLVVDTGLEPLDLLRHCHDAEQAAGRERSVRWGARTLDVDLLAVGATTWSDADLQLPHPRAHERAFVLVPWADVDPGFVLPGHGRIADLAAAADRTGLRPEPGAALRLGR comes from the coding sequence GTGAGCCGGGCCGCGCTGGCCCTCGGGTCGAACCTCGGCGATCGCGCCGGCCTCCTACAGGGCGCGGTCGACGCGCTGCTCGCCGTCCCCGGGGTCGCCGCCGTGGCCGTCTCGCCGGTGTACGCGACCGAGCCGGTCGGCGGCCCGGCCGGCCAGCCTCGGTACCTCAACGCGGTCCTCGTCGTGGACACCGGCCTCGAACCGCTGGACCTGCTGCGGCACTGTCACGACGCCGAGCAGGCAGCCGGTCGCGAGCGCAGCGTGCGCTGGGGGGCGCGCACCCTCGACGTCGACCTGCTCGCGGTGGGGGCGACCACCTGGTCGGACGCCGACCTGCAGCTGCCGCATCCGCGGGCCCACGAGCGGGCGTTCGTGCTCGTCCCGTGGGCGGACGTCGACCCCGGCTTCGTGCTGCCGGGGCACGGCCGCATCGCCGACCTGGCGGCGGCCGCCGACCGCACCGGACTGCGGCCGGAACCCGGCGCGGCCCTGAGGCTGGGCCGATGA
- a CDS encoding nuclear transport factor 2 family protein: protein MSTAASAVEAANTALYTAFETGDLDLMGSLWTDAAEGPAHCVHPGWSPLTGRSEILRSWALIMASTAYVQFIITDVETVLLGDVAVVTCTENSLSGSEDGSTLAGGHTVATNVFLLRDGVWRIWLHHASPVLGQLADGKPDDDREGQ, encoded by the coding sequence ATGAGCACTGCGGCTTCGGCCGTGGAGGCGGCCAACACCGCGCTGTACACGGCATTCGAGACCGGGGACCTCGACCTGATGGGGTCGCTGTGGACCGATGCGGCGGAGGGTCCCGCGCACTGCGTCCACCCCGGCTGGTCACCGCTCACGGGCCGGTCGGAGATCCTGCGCTCGTGGGCGCTGATCATGGCGAGCACCGCGTACGTCCAGTTCATCATCACCGACGTCGAGACGGTCCTGCTCGGCGACGTCGCTGTGGTGACCTGCACCGAGAACTCGTTGTCCGGCTCGGAGGACGGCTCGACGCTGGCCGGCGGGCACACCGTCGCCACCAACGTGTTCCTGCTCAGGGACGGCGTCTGGCGGATCTGGCTGCACCACGCCTCGCCGGTTCTCGGCCAGCTGGCCGACGGCAAGCCGGACGACGACAGGGAGGGGCAGTGA
- a CDS encoding DUF3180 domain-containing protein, with amino-acid sequence MKPTTWRLLLGTVAVSAALGWAVFRVWESTRSELPNLPWSAPVVIGVFAVAVFFTALRLRPRLQRRPGHKPLHPLVAARYAALALATSRTGAVLMGVYGGYLALVLTDLQTDYRRRAALAAGVCVLAGAALVGAGLLLERECKLPPEPPEDATPAGG; translated from the coding sequence ATGAAGCCCACGACCTGGCGGCTGCTGCTGGGCACCGTGGCGGTCTCCGCCGCGCTCGGCTGGGCGGTGTTCCGGGTGTGGGAGTCGACCCGGTCCGAGCTGCCCAACCTGCCGTGGTCGGCCCCCGTCGTCATCGGGGTGTTCGCGGTCGCGGTGTTCTTCACCGCGCTGCGGCTGCGGCCGCGGCTGCAGCGGCGCCCCGGGCACAAGCCGCTGCACCCGTTGGTCGCGGCCCGGTACGCCGCGCTCGCGCTGGCCACGTCGCGGACCGGCGCGGTGCTCATGGGGGTGTACGGCGGCTACCTGGCGCTCGTGCTCACCGACCTGCAGACCGACTACCGCCGCCGGGCCGCGCTCGCCGCCGGGGTGTGCGTGCTGGCCGGTGCCGCGCTCGTGGGGGCCGGGCTGCTGCTCGAGCGCGAGTGCAAGCTGCCGCCCGAGCCGCCCGAGGACGCCACGCCGGCGGGCGGCTGA
- the folP gene encoding dihydropteroate synthase yields MAHVAEPAGLPGSLRGLGRALVMGVLNVTPDSFSDGGRFLDPDAGIARGLALRDAGADLVDVGGESTRPGASRVPVEEELHRVLPVVTALAAEGVPVSIDTMRAEVAEQALAAGAVVVNDVSGGLADPSVLRVVAQARVPYVVMHWRGPSTVMDDLARYGDVVHDVRVELARRLDGAMAAGVDPAYVVLDPGLGFAKDARHNWALLAHLDQLGVLGRPLLVGASRKRFLGSLLGGSAAPPPPERDPATAAVSALAAGAGVWCVRVHEPAASRDAVLVAAAWRDAALERR; encoded by the coding sequence ATGGCCCACGTCGCGGAGCCCGCCGGTCTGCCGGGGTCCTTGCGCGGGTTGGGCCGCGCGCTGGTCATGGGCGTGCTCAACGTGACCCCGGACTCGTTCAGCGACGGCGGCCGGTTCCTCGACCCGGACGCCGGGATCGCCCGCGGGCTCGCCCTGCGGGACGCTGGCGCCGACCTCGTCGACGTGGGTGGGGAGTCCACCCGCCCGGGCGCCAGCCGGGTCCCGGTCGAGGAGGAGCTGCACCGGGTGCTGCCGGTGGTCACCGCGCTGGCCGCCGAGGGGGTCCCGGTGAGCATCGACACGATGCGCGCCGAGGTGGCCGAGCAGGCGCTGGCGGCCGGCGCCGTCGTCGTCAACGACGTCAGCGGGGGGTTGGCTGACCCGTCTGTGCTCCGCGTCGTGGCGCAGGCCCGCGTGCCGTACGTGGTCATGCACTGGCGGGGGCCGTCGACCGTCATGGACGACCTGGCCCGCTACGGGGACGTCGTCCACGACGTGCGGGTGGAGCTGGCCCGTCGGCTGGACGGCGCGATGGCCGCGGGGGTCGACCCGGCCTACGTCGTGCTGGACCCCGGCCTCGGGTTCGCCAAGGACGCCCGGCATAACTGGGCGCTGCTGGCGCACCTGGACCAGCTGGGCGTGCTCGGCCGGCCGCTGCTCGTCGGAGCGTCCCGCAAGCGGTTCCTCGGCTCGCTGCTGGGCGGGTCGGCGGCGCCGCCGCCCCCCGAGCGGGACCCCGCCACCGCCGCGGTGTCCGCGCTCGCGGCGGGGGCCGGGGTGTGGTGCGTACGCGTGCACGAGCCGGCCGCCAGCCGCGACGCTGTGCTGGTGGCCGCCGCGTGGCGGGACGCCGCGCTGGAACGGCGATGA